The nucleotide sequence TAAACCGAGGGTCCCAGGTTCGAATCCTGGCGGGGGTACCAGGGACGTGGCCGGCCGGGGCGCGACCCGAACCGGCTTCGGCGCCCTCATGGAATGGGCCGTCGGCCCCTCCGCCCATCTTGCAAGAAAAGCCTGAGGACGGGAAAGATCTGTCGTTTCTTTGCTACGCCCAAGCCCCGTCCGGCGGTATGATTGTAACGGAGCGGGGCCGATCGGATACGGATTCCCCATCCGTCCATGGACGAACGATTCACCGAAATCGGCGGAGCCGCCCACCAGCTGCCGACGACCTCGCATACCGCCCTGGCGGTCCTGCGGGAGGGGGATCCCGCCCGCCGAGAGGCGGAACTGGCTCGCCTGGCCCAGCTCTACTGGAAACCGGTCTACGCCCTGATCCGGCGCTCCTGGGCCGCCACCAACGAGGACGCCAAGGACCTCACTCAGGATTTCTTCGCCGAAGTCGTCTGCGGCAGCCCGTTCGCCGAGCGTTATACCCCCGAGCGCGGAAGCTTCCGCAGCTACCTCAAGGGCGCCCTGCGCAATTTCCTGGCCAAACGCTCCCGCGACGCCTCCCGCGAAAAGCGCGGCGGCCACGTCTCCCACGTCAGCCTCCAGATCCAGGACGCCGACCTTCAGGAGGTCCTGCCGGACGCCGAAGCCCTCGGTCCCGAGGAGGCCTTCGACCGCGCCTGGCGCTCCGTGGTCCTGGCCCGCGCCACGCACCTCCTCCGCGAGCGCCTCGCCGCGCAAGGAAAATCCCTCTACTTCGAAGTCTTCCGCCGCTACGACCTTGAATCCGACGGCGAGGGCGCGTCCTACGAATCCGTGGCGCGGGACCTCGGGCTGAGCGTGGACGACGTGAAAAACTACCTCACCCGAAGCCGCGAGGAGTTCCGGCGCGCCGTCCGCTCCGTCCTCTGCGAATCCGTGGCCGGCCCCGAGGACCTCTCCGCCGAGTGGGAAGCCCTCTTCGGGAGTCCCTGAGCGATGAATCCGCGCCCGGGCGCCCCCCTCTTCCGCCACCTGGGCGACGTCCTGCGCGAGGAACAGGAACGCGCCCTGGGCCGGCGCGCCGTCCGCGCCGGCCTTCTCTCCGAAGAGGACCTCGAGCTCTTCTTCCGGGAACGCCGCGACGGCGGCCCCCGCACCCTCGAGGAGTTCCTCCGCGCCCGCGGCGCCGCCCCCGACCAGATCGCGCGGCTCAAGCGCGAACTCGACCGGGACGAATACCTCCTCTTCCGCTCTTCCCGCCTGACGCCGCCCGAAGTCGAAGCGCTTCAGGACGAACCCGACCGCCGCCTGGCCGAGTTCGTCCTCGTCCAGCACCTCGGGCAGGGCGGCATCGGCGACGTGTGGAAGGCGTGGGACACGCGGCTGGGACGCTGGGTGGCGATCAAGCTCCCGCGACCCACGCCCGACCAGGAAGCCGCCTCCCGCCGCTTCAGCCGCGAAGCCCTCGCCGCCGCGCGCCTGTCGCACCCCAACATCGTCGCCATCCACCGCGTGGCGGAAGAAGCCGGCCGGTGCTTCATCGTCATGCAGTACGTGGAAGGCCGCACCCTCGCCGCCGCGCGGCCCCCCCTCCGCGAGGCGCTCGAGATCCTGCGCGACGTGGCCCGCGCCGTGCACTACGCGCACGAACAGGGCGTCGTCCACCGCGACCTCAAGCCCGGCAACATTCTTATCGCGCGCGACGGGCGGCCGTTCGTCCTGGACTTCGGCCTGGCTCACCTCGAGGAGGCCGCCGGAGCCGCGTCGCGCGAAGGATTCGTGGCCGGCACCGCCGCCTATATGTCCCCCGAGCAGGCCCGCGGCGGCCCGGCCTCGCGCGCCCGCCCCACGGACATCTACTCCCTGGGCGCCACGCTCTACGAGGCCGTGACCGGCCGGCCCCCCTTCGAGGGCGGATCCTTCGCGGAGATTCTCCAGAACGTGCTCCATCAGGACCCGCCGCCCCCGCGCCGCCTCCGCCCCGAGCTGCCCCGCGACGTCGAAACCGTGATCCTCAAGGCCATGGAGAAGGATCCCGCCCGGAGGTACGCGAGCGCGCTCGAGATGGCCGAAGACCTCGAGCGGTGCCTGCGCCGGGAACCCGTGGCCGCCCGCCGTCCTTCCGCGCTCCGGGTCTGGGCCTCCCGGATCCGCCGCTCGCCGCGCCTCGTGGCCGCGCTGGCGGCCGGCGGGCTTCTGGCTTCCGCCGCGGGCTTCTGGGAGGCGCGACGCGTCGCGCGCCGGGACCACGAGCGGGCCATCCGCGAAACCTGGAGGGCGTCCCTGGCGCCGGTCCTCGCGCTCCGCCGCGCCGGCGCCAACGAACGCATGGCCGATCTTCTGCCGGCCCTCGAGTCCTCCTACCGCCAAGCCTCCCAGAGCGCGCCCGACCTTCCGGAAATCGATTACGTCATGGGCCGCATCTACCGGACGCTCCTGGACGAGGCGCGCGCCCGCGAGTTCCAGGAGCGGGCCCTCGCCAAGGACCCCTCCTACGCGCCGGCCCTGTATGAAGGGCTCGTCCTGGCCGCCTTGGCACGCGATCGCGCGGGCGTGGAATCGTGGGCCGAACGGCTTCGCGAAATTCTCTCCACCCGCCCCGACGCCCTCGACGAAGCGCGCGTCCGCGCCGCCCGGGGGCTGGCGGCCTTCTTCCGCGCCGAGGAGGCCCTCGCCCGCGAAAACCTCCGGCGGGCCGTCGAGCTCGATCCCGGCCTCGAGGAGGCGTGGGAGGCGCTGGCCCGCTCGTGGCTTCTCGGAGTGACGTGCTTTTCGCCCCCCGGGGATCAGGAGGAAGCCTGTCAGATGAGCGAGGAGACCTTCGGCCGCGCGATCGCGCACGACCGGGGATACGCTCCCCATTGGGCGGGACGGGGAGAGGTGCGCACCTTCCGGGGACGCCTCAAGTCCGAAACCGGACGCGATCCGCAGGCCGACTTCCAGGGCGCGGAAGACGACTTCGCCCAGGCCCTTCGGCTGGCGCCGTCCGCCGCGACGTATCGCGCGCGGGCCGAGCTTCGGCGCCGGGCGGGGCTTCACCGCATGGAGCTCGGGGGAAATCCCCTTCAGGACTTTGCGGAGGCGGAAGCGGACCTCGAGCAGGCGGCGCGGCGGGATCCCGGACCGGAGGCGCACGTCCCGGCGCGGGCGTTCGTCGCCGCGGGGCGCGCGCGCTTCCGGCAGGAACGCGGCGAGAGCGCCCTCGAGGAGATCGAAGCGCGCCGGGGGGAACTTCAGGGGCTCGTGTCGAGGGAACCGTGTCCGCCGGAGGCATGGAAGGCGTGGGCGATCCTGGCCTTCCACCGGGCGCTCGATTCCGCGGCGGCCGCCGGCCCCGACGCGCGCGAGCTCGAAGAAGCGTTCCAGGCGTTCGCGGAGGCCTTGCGGCGCCTTCCGGCGGATCGGGAACTCCGGGAACGCCGGGCCGCGCTTTTTCTCGAGCGCGCCCGGCGGAAGCGGGAGGCCGGGAGGGACGCGTGCGAGGATCTGGCGGCGGCCGATCGCGAGACGTCCGCGGCGCTCGAAGGGGGCGTGTTTTTCAACCGGGCCCGCGTGACGCGTGCGGCGATCCTGCGCCAGTGGGGCCTGCGGGACGCGGCGTCGCGCCGGGATCCTTCGCCGCGCTTCGCGGCGGCTCGGTCGGAACTTTCGGAAGTCCTCGAGGCGAATCCCCTCTTCACGGAGGCGTGGGTGGAACGGGGGAACCTGGAGGCGGACTGGGGTCGCCGCAAGCTCGAGGCCGGCGACCGCGCGCCGGCGCGGGAACATTTCACGCAGGCCATCCGCTGCTACGAGGAAGCGCTGCGCCTGAATCCGTTCCTGCCCGGCGGGCTGCGCGCGCCCCTTCGCGAGGCGCGGCGCTCCCTTCTGGCGACCTACTGACGGATCCGGATTTTCGATCCGGCTACCGGAACGCGCGCCGGAGGGGTAAACAACCTTCGGAGCCAAGAACGATCAAGGTGGGGGGCGATCGTATGCAAAGCACGCTTCGTCCGGCGCGTGCCGGCCGCTGGCTGGCCGTGGCGCTGGCGGCTTCGGGCCTGGCCTGGAGCGCCCAGGAAGGCGACCGCAAGGAACCTTCCGCCGCCGTCAAGGTGAGCTACGACAAGCAGATCCGCCCCATCTTCCAGGCTCATTGCTTCGGGTGCCATCAGCCCGCCAAGGCCAAGGGCGAGTACGTCATGACGTCCTACGACCGCCTTGTGGCCGGCGGGGAATCCAAGGAGAAGGCGATCGTCCCCGGGAAGCCCGATGAAAGCAACCTCGTTCTCCTGATTACCCCCGACAAGAAGGGCGAAGCGGAGATGCCCAAGGGCAAGAAGCCCCTCTCCGCGGCCGAGATCGAGCTCGTCCGCCGGTGGATCGCCGAAGGGGCGATCGACGACACGCCGGAAAACGCCCGCGCGCGGTACGACGTGGACCGGCCTCCGGTGTACACGCTTCCGCCCGTCATCACCTCGATCGACTTCTCCCCGGACGGTCAGCTCCTGGCCGTGGCGGGATTCCATGAGGTGCTCCTCTGGAAGGCGGACGGCTCCGAGCGCGTCGCCCGCCTCGTGGGGCTCTCCGAGCGCGTCCAGTCGGTGGCCTTCTCGCCGGACGGCAAGCGTCTGGCCGTGGCCGGCGGCCGGCCCGGGCGGCAGGGCGAGATCCAGATCTGGGACGTCGAGAAACGCCGGCTCGATCTTTCCGTGCCCGTGACCTACGACACGGTCTACGGGGTGAGCTGGTCTCCCGATGGGAGCAAGGTGGCCTTCGGCGGGGCGGATCACGCCACGCGGGCGATCGACGCCAAGACGGGCGCGCCGGTGCTCTTCAACTCGGCTCACACGGACTGGGCCCTCGGCACCGTCTTCTCCGTGGACGGTTCGCATCTGGTGGCGGTGGACCGGGACGGCGCGGTCAAGCTCATCGAGGTGGCCACGC is from Planctomycetota bacterium and encodes:
- a CDS encoding sigma-70 family RNA polymerase sigma factor, which gives rise to MDERFTEIGGAAHQLPTTSHTALAVLREGDPARREAELARLAQLYWKPVYALIRRSWAATNEDAKDLTQDFFAEVVCGSPFAERYTPERGSFRSYLKGALRNFLAKRSRDASREKRGGHVSHVSLQIQDADLQEVLPDAEALGPEEAFDRAWRSVVLARATHLLRERLAAQGKSLYFEVFRRYDLESDGEGASYESVARDLGLSVDDVKNYLTRSREEFRRAVRSVLCESVAGPEDLSAEWEALFGSP
- a CDS encoding protein kinase, with translation MNPRPGAPLFRHLGDVLREEQERALGRRAVRAGLLSEEDLELFFRERRDGGPRTLEEFLRARGAAPDQIARLKRELDRDEYLLFRSSRLTPPEVEALQDEPDRRLAEFVLVQHLGQGGIGDVWKAWDTRLGRWVAIKLPRPTPDQEAASRRFSREALAAARLSHPNIVAIHRVAEEAGRCFIVMQYVEGRTLAAARPPLREALEILRDVARAVHYAHEQGVVHRDLKPGNILIARDGRPFVLDFGLAHLEEAAGAASREGFVAGTAAYMSPEQARGGPASRARPTDIYSLGATLYEAVTGRPPFEGGSFAEILQNVLHQDPPPPRRLRPELPRDVETVILKAMEKDPARRYASALEMAEDLERCLRREPVAARRPSALRVWASRIRRSPRLVAALAAGGLLASAAGFWEARRVARRDHERAIRETWRASLAPVLALRRAGANERMADLLPALESSYRQASQSAPDLPEIDYVMGRIYRTLLDEARAREFQERALAKDPSYAPALYEGLVLAALARDRAGVESWAERLREILSTRPDALDEARVRAARGLAAFFRAEEALARENLRRAVELDPGLEEAWEALARSWLLGVTCFSPPGDQEEACQMSEETFGRAIAHDRGYAPHWAGRGEVRTFRGRLKSETGRDPQADFQGAEDDFAQALRLAPSAATYRARAELRRRAGLHRMELGGNPLQDFAEAEADLEQAARRDPGPEAHVPARAFVAAGRARFRQERGESALEEIEARRGELQGLVSREPCPPEAWKAWAILAFHRALDSAAAAGPDARELEEAFQAFAEALRRLPADRELRERRAALFLERARRKREAGRDACEDLAAADRETSAALEGGVFFNRARVTRAAILRQWGLRDAASRRDPSPRFAAARSELSEVLEANPLFTEAWVERGNLEADWGRRKLEAGDRAPAREHFTQAIRCYEEALRLNPFLPGGLRAPLREARRSLLATY